A region of Rhodamnia argentea isolate NSW1041297 chromosome 9, ASM2092103v1, whole genome shotgun sequence DNA encodes the following proteins:
- the LOC115755399 gene encoding cell wall / vacuolar inhibitor of fructosidase 2-like, translating into MTSFSSPRLALLCFVFIALSVDPSSAATEMVKRVCDKTSDYRYCVAALYSDPRTPNADAYFLAYISFGLAYLNATHTRDHISGLLRSPGLTDRSPGLTSSLQSCSRHYAAAIAKFESAYNDLNSETFSDLAGYSGGGANAAEDCDRAFGGSAYAPLMAGRNRDLKRLSEICTVVSKLFT; encoded by the coding sequence ATGACGTCGTTTTCCTCTCCACGCCTCGCTCTTCTCTGCTTCGTCTTCATCGCCCTCTCCGTCGATCCTTCCTCCGCAGCGACGGAGATGGTGAAGCGGGTCTGCGACAAGACCAGCGACTACCGCTACTGCGTCGCCGCCCTCTACTCCGACCCTCGCACCCCCAACGCCGACGCCTACTTCCTCGCCTACATCTCCTTCGGCCTCGCCTACCTCAACGCCACGCACACCCGGGACCACATCTCCGGCCTCCTCCGCAGCCCCGGCCTCACCGACCGCAGCCCCGGCCTCACCAGCAGCCTCCAGTCCTGCAGCCGCCACTACGCCGCCGCCATTGCCAAGTTCGAGTCGGCCTACAACGACCTCAACTCGGAGACCTTCTCCGACCTCGCTGGGTACTCCGGCGGCGGAGCCAATGCGGCCGAAGACTGCGACAGGGCCTTCGGGGGCAGCGCGTACGCGCCACTGATGGCGGGGAGGAACCGCGACCTGAAGCGGCTCTCAGAGATTTGCACCGTCGTGTCGAAGCTCTTCACCTGA
- the LOC125316498 gene encoding putative invertase inhibitor, with protein MATSYALRLFCNLSCSIFLASIISRSWNVIADSGLVDKVYKQASDYKFCNDALNSDPRTPGADEITLAYVAFGLAYRKASSTQLQITSLLNNSTSPVHEHLEQCHGDYVTAIAKIQEALTDLDSETYDGLAGLASKAGDRAVDCESAFNRTKSPLTDNNRDLKGLSEICVAVAHLFS; from the coding sequence ATGGCAACATCTTATGCTCTTCGTCTCTTCTGCAATCTCTCATGTTCCATCTTTCTTGCGTCAATCATCTCTCGGTCCTGGAACGTCATCGCCGATTCCGGGCTAGTTGACAAGGTCTACAAGCAAGCATCTGATTACAAATTTTGCAATGACGCTCTTAACTCCGATCCGCGCACGCCAGGCGCTGATGAGATCACACTAGCCTATGTGGCCTTCGGCTTGGCGTATCGTAAGGCTTCGAGCACCCAACTCCAGATAACTTCGCTGCTCAATAACTCGACCAGTCCAGTGCACGAGCACCTCGAGCAATGCCACGGAGATTACGTAACGGCCATCGCAAAAATTCAAGAGGCTTTAACAGACTTGGACTCCGAGACCTACGACGGGTTGGCCGGCTTGGCGAGCAAGGCAGGCGACCGAGCGGTTGACTGCGAATCAGCCTTTAACAGGACAAAATCACCCTTGACTGATAACAACAGGGATCTCAAGGGGCTTTCAGAGATTTGTGTTGCTGTTGCACATTTATTTTCATAA
- the LOC125316499 gene encoding cell wall / vacuolar inhibitor of fructosidase 2-like, translated as MSELVNMVCKQATDYTFCTTPLYPDPQAPDANDYTLACIVSGLVHGASLSTLDYSTSTLTNITGPGNDPSVHKHIQQCRNVHKTVLLKLEEVSADLDSKSFFGLAVLAMIDSKARTIANRPLKDHLHHFLIIMGILKASRKHVLQSLKCLLHKD; from the coding sequence ATGTCTGAGCTAGTTAACATGGTCTGCAAGCAAGCAACCGACTACACATTCTGCACTACACCCCTGTATCCTGATCCGCAAGCACCTGATGCCAATGACTACACACTGGCCTGCATTGTCTCTGGCTTGGTTCATGGTGCTTCTTTGAGCACCCTAGATTACTCAACTTCGACGCTAACTAACATCACTGGTCCAGGCAATGACCCGTCCGTTCATAAGCACATCCAGCAGTGTCGAAACGTTCATAAGACGGTTCTCTTGAAACTTGAAGAGGTGTCAGCTGACTTGGACTCCAAGAGCTTCTTTGGATTGGCCGTCTTGGCGATGATTGATAGTAAGGCACGAACGATTGCAAACAGGCCTTTAAAAGACCACCTTCATCATTTTCTGATAATAATGGGAATCTTAAAGGCCTCTCGGAAACATGTGTTGCAGTCACTAAAGTGCTTGCTACACAAAGATTAG
- the LOC115732792 gene encoding cell wall / vacuolar inhibitor of fructosidase 2-like, whose product MATSYAFLLFCNLTIFAFLASIITGSLAVTADSELVEQICNQTTPYYKFCKDALNSDPRTSGADGAKLAYVAFSLANRNASSTRDQITSLQSNSTGPVHLHLEQCRLDYATAIVKTTLALTDLDWETYGRLSYFASMTRDQAKDCELAFKGTKSPLTDNNNNLYGLSVICVVLAKWLNV is encoded by the coding sequence ATGGCGACATCTTatgcttttcttctcttctgcaATCTCACAATCTTCGCCTTTCTTGCTTCAATCATCACTGGATCCTTGGCTGTCACCGCCGATTCCGAGCTAGTCGAGCAGATCTGCAACCAAACAACACCCTATTACAAGTTTTGCAAGGATGCTCTCAACTCTGATCCGCGCACATCGGGCGCTGATGGGGCCAAACTAGCCTATGTCGCCTTCAGTTTGGCGAATCGCAACGCTTCGAGCACCCGAGACCAGATAACTTCGTTGCAAAGTAACTCAACCGGTCCAGTGCACCTGCACCTTGAGCAATGCCGCCTAGATTATGCAACGGCCATCGTGAAAACTACACTGGCTTTAACCGACTTGGATTGGGAGACATATGGCAGATTGAGCTACTTCGCTTCTATGACGCGCGACCAAGCGAAGGACTGCGAATTGGCCTTTAAGGGAACAAAATCTCCGTTGACCGATAACAACAACAATCTTTACGGGCTTTCAGTGATTTGTGTTGTTCTTGCAAAGTGGCTCAATGTCTGA
- the LOC115730503 gene encoding cell wall / vacuolar inhibitor of fructosidase 2-like gives MATSYALLLFRNLTFFAFLASIIIESSIVGADSRLVEELCNQTQDYKFCKDALDSDLRTPGADAVTLAYVAFGLAYSNASSTQDHITSLLSNSTGPVHQHLEQCQGDYFTAIAAIQDALTDLDSEKYGSLTYFSSTIGHQAEDCESAFMGTKSPLTDSNNDLNRLSVICVAIAEWLAV, from the coding sequence ATGGCAACATCTTatgctcttcttctcttccgCAATCTCACATTCTTCGCCTTTCTCGCGTCGATCATCATTGAATCCTCGATCGTCGGTGCCGATTCCAGGCTAGTCGAGGAGCTCTGCAACCAAACACAAGATTACAAATTTTGTAAGGATGCTCTTGACTCTGATCTGCGCACACCGGGTGCTGATGCGGTCACACTTGCCTATGTAGCCTTCGGCTTGGCGTATAGCAACGCTTCGAGCACCCAAGACCATATAACTTCGCTGCTAAGTAATTCGACCGGTCCAGTGCACCAGCACCTTGAGCAATGCCAAGGAGATTATTTTACGGCCATTGCGGCAATTCAAGATGCTTTAACCGACTTGGACTCGGAGAAGTATGGCAGCTTGACCTACTTTTCTTCTACGATAGGCCACCAAGCGGAGGACTGTGAATCGGCCTTTATGGGTACAAAATCTCCGTTGACTGATAGCAACAACGATCTTAACAGGCTTTCAGTGATTTGTGTTGCTATTGCAGAGTGGCTCGCAGTCTGA